CGTTCAGCGAGCCGGAGACCGAGCCGTAATTCACCACGAGGCCGCGCGTGCGGGTCGCGCGGAAACTGTCGCGCAGCGTCGCGCGTCCCACCGCATCGAACACCACGTCGACGCCGCGACCTTGGGTTGCTTCGCGCACGCGGTCGGCGAAACCGCCGTCTTCGTAGAGCATCACGTGGTCCGCGCCGTGCGCACGGGCCACCTCGGCTTTCGCTTCGCTGCTCGTCGTGGCGTACACCGTCACGCCGCGCCGCTTCGCGAGTTGCACCAGCAACTGGCCGATGCCGCCCGACGCCGCATGCACGAGACACGTGCTGCCCGCACTGAGTCGCGCGACGTCTTCGAGCAGATAGTGCGCGGTCGAACCCTGGAAGATCGCGGCGGCGGCCAGATCGAACGGGATCGCGTCAGGAATGCGCGCGACACGCGCCGCCGGTACGACCGCATAGTCGGCGTACGCGCCCCACGAGATACACCATGCAACGCGGTCGCCGCGCTCGCACGAGGTGACGTTCGAACCGGTCTGGACGACCTCGCCCGCGCCTTCCATGCCGAGCGTGACCGGCAAACGGACGGGATAGGTGCGCGACTCGCGGTACTTGCCCTGCCGCGTATGGACGTCCATGAAGTTGATGCCGGCGCAACCCACCCGGATCAGCACCTCGTCCGGCCCCGGCGACGGAATCCCGATATCGACGCGGCGCAGCACCTCGGGACCGCCGTATTGCTCGATGCGAATGGCCTTCATAGGTCGTGTTCCGTGTTCTTGAAGAAGAGGATGCGGCTCAATGCGCCGCAACGGCGTTGACTTCGTCGGCGAACCGGTTGGTATAGGTCCGGCTCAGTTCGACGTGACGCGGCACGATCTCCGGATTCACCGCGGCGAGCGCGCCGAGCACGGTCTGCGGTGCGCCGTCGGGCATCCTGCCGTCACGCGAAAACGACGGCATCGTCGCGGCAAGCGCCTGCCGGTACAGCGATTCGTTCGCGCCGACGAAATCGCGCGGCAGCACCGCCATGATCTGATCGGCGCTGTGCGTGGCGATGAACGCGAGCGAGCGCACCATCGCGCGCACCAGCCGGCGGCTTTCGTCCGGATGAGCGGCGACCCACTTGCGCTGCGCGTACAGACAGGAACTGGCGTAGGGGCCGCCCAACGCGAGCCGTGTGCCTTCGATACTGCGCATGTCCACGAGCACCTGCGCCGTGCCGGCGGCGAGCAGTTTCGACGCGGTGGGTTCCTCGACCATGACGGCATCGATCGATCCGTTCTTCATGGCGTCGGCGAAACTGTTGTCGGAACCCAGCGGCACGACCGTATAGGCGTTCGCGGGCAGACCCGCGCGTTGCGCCAGATAGCGGCTCAGGAAATCGGTGGACGCGCCGAAGCCGGTTACGCCGAGCCGCCGGCCGCGCGCGTCGGCCATGCTCTGCATCGGCTTCGCCGCCTTCGTCGACGCGAGTTCGGCCAGTCCCGCGGAACGTGCGAGCACAACGATCGCTTCGACTTCGAGGCCGCGGCTTTGCAGATCGATCGTATGGTCGTAGAAACCCACCGCGCCTTGCACGGCGCCGGCAATCAGTTCGGTCGCGGTATCGACGCCGGCGGGTTCGGACAGGATGTCGACGTCGAGCCCTTCGTCGCGGAAGTAGCCCAGCCGCGAAGCCAGCGTGACCGGCAGGTAGACGATCTTGGTGGCACCGCCCGTCATCAGCGTCAGCTTTTCCGCCTGGGCATAGGGCGTCCAGAGCAGGATCGCGCAGGCGGTCGAGGCGAGCGCCGTGAAGCGGGCGAACGGTGGCATGTCAAACGGTCTCCATATGCGGGCACTCGTCCGATGTTGACGGATCGTCTCGTGCCGCGCTTGCCGAGGAGTATAAAAAACCAACGCCTTCTGGCTGCTTTCCGTCGCGTGGAAATGTTGTGGGTGTTTACCCTTTGCGGGCGGGTGCGAAGGCGTTTGCGTTGAAACGGGACGACGTTGTAGCGGGTGGTTCGTCTACTGCTCAACCGCCCTGTTCGCCTTGTTTGACGCGCGCGAAGCGTTCGTCGAAATCACGCGCGAGCGCGCCCACCGTCAGCTCGCCGAAGCGTGCAAGCAGCGCGGTTTCAGCCTCCTGCATCGCTTTAGACAAGCCCGCGTTGACGGCCTGTTCGACCAGACATTGCGGGTCGTCGTCCGTCAGGAGTTCGGAGAAAAGCGGCGGCTCGCCCACCGCGCGGTAGACGTCCAGCAAGGTGAGTTTGTCGAGATCTTCGGCTAATACCCAACCACCTCCATGGCCCTTTTCAGAGCGTACGTAGCCCTGATCCCGCAGACCCGCCAGCATTCTGCGCACCACCACGGCGTGCGTGCGCAGCATCTGCGCGATCGTTTCGGACGTCAGCGGGCCGTCGTGCCGATCCATGTGAATCAGCACGTGCAGCATCCGCGAGAGCCGGCTGTCGGTTCTCATCGTTCACCTCGTTATCGAACCGCGTCGCGTGGAATCAACTCACGCAACATTTAAAGTTGCAAGAAGTATAGCACCGCCCTATCATGCAACTCGTGATGTTTCATGAGATGCGAACGGACGCTCGAACCGGTTGGCGGAGCGGCGCACGCGCAACATTGGAGAGAAAACATGCAGACCGAGCACGATGTAATCGTTGTGGGAGGGAGTTTCGCGGGGCTGTCGGCGGCGATGCAGTTGGCGCGCGCCAGACGCCGCGTTCTGGTGGTGGACGCGGGCTTGCCGCGCAACCGGTTTGCCGCGCATGCGCACGGCTTCTTTGGCCAGGACGGCAAGCCGCCGGCCGAGATCATCCGCGAGGCCGCGGCGCAGCTTGCGCTGTACCCGACGGTTCAGATAGTCAAAGGCGAGGCCGTTGCGGCTGAACGGGTCGCGGATGGTTTTGAAGTCACGCTGGCGGGTGGTCGCATCGAGTCAGCTTCACGCCTGATTCTCGCGACCGGCGTGAGAGACGAATTGCCCGCCATTCCCGGACTTCAGGCACGTTGGGGAATGACGGTCGTCCATTGTCCGTACTGTCATGGATACGAAGTGCGGGATCGGCGTCTCGGCGTGCTGGCTAGTCACGCGTTGTCGATTCATCAAGCGTTGCTCGTTCCGGAGTGGGGGCCGACGACCTATTTCACGCAAGACCACTTCGAACCCGAAGCGGAACAGATCGCCCATCTGGCTGCGCGGGACGTTCGGATCGAACGCTCGCCGGTCGTCGAACTGCTCGGCGATGCGCCACATCTCGACGCGCTGAGACTCGCCGACGGACGCGTGATCTCGATCGATACGCTATTCGTCGCGCCGAAAACGCACATGACGAGTCCGCTCGCCGAGCAACTGGGTTGTGCTTTCGACGACGCGCCGCTCGGCCGCATCATCCGAGTGGATGGATTCAAGCGAACCACCGTCGACGGCGTCTATGCCGCAGGCGACGCCACCAACGCGATGACCAACGCGACGTTTGCTTCGGCGGCGGGCGCGATGGCGGGTGTGAGTGCACATCAGTCGCTGGCTATGCCGGCGCAGGTTAGCTAGCAAATCAGGTCGCCTGGCGTCGGTTTTGAATCGCGCGGGCAACGACTTCTGCAACGCTCAACGCGAGCAGATCGTGACGGCCTGCGCGAACGCATCTTGCTGCGCCGGGTTCTGGAAGAAGGCTTCGAGACTCGAGTGTTCTTCGTTCGCGATCTGTTGCAGGCATAGTCGAGTATTGGCGCGCGTGCTGTCCGGCGCGTAAATGATCGCCACCACGACCAGAACCATGGCGACCAGCCAGATCGTCGCGCCCAATGCCCAGCGCAAGCCGCTTTCCGATATCCACGATGGCGACTGCGTGCGTGGGCGCGTCGTTGCACTGTGTACCGCGCTGCTTTTCATTACGCCTTCCTTTTTGATTAGCAAGACAACCATCTGGAATAAAAAACCCCTCAGGAGAGGGCTTTTCTCACGTCATGCATGCCTGACACGGTCGATTCGAACAACTCCCGCCCGATCTTCGAGCGCAAGGTTCTGGCAATCTGCGCACTGGCCTCGGTGATGGGTCGATCCAGCGCCTTGCCTGCCTGCGTCGGATAAACGCCCCACTCCCTGGCGTCGGCTTCCCCCTGGCGACGCTCGACGAGTTCCTTGTCGCACAGGTTGTCGATCAACCTGGTTGCAGTGGGCCGTGCGATGCCCAACAGGCTCGCCACCTCGCTGCTGAGCGAACCCGGGGAGGCCAGCACCACCCGCAATACAAAACCCTGAGCCGGGGTCAATCCGAACGGCGCGTACGCAGTCGTCCACTCACGCTCGGTAAGCCGGGCGAGTGCCGAAGAGTTGAAGTAAAGGCAGTGATCGAACATGGCTAGATTAGATCGCAAATTGGTTAGCAAGACAACCACAATTTGTTTATTGCACTCCCCTGAATGCTCTGCTCATTCCTCTTGACCCTCACGTAGCGTAAGGTTCTAACCTTCATCGTGAACCCTGACAGGAGGCTCGAATGCGGTTGAAAGTGGGCGAACTTGCCAAGCGCAGCGGGCTCACCGTCCGTACGCTGCACCACTACGACGCAATCGGCTTGCTGAGGCCATCGGCACGCGCCGACAACGGCTATCGGCTGTACGACCGTCACGACGTTTCCCGGCTCCATCAGATCCAGGCAATGCGTCGTTTCGGACTCGCGCTCGCCGAGATTCAGACCTATCTGGCTCAGCCCGAAACTCCGCTGGCTAATATCGTCGAGCGTCAGATCGCCATGCTCGACAGTCAGATTCAACAGGCGGCGCGCTTGCGCGAACGCCTTGCGGATCTGCATGGCATGCTGCTTCACGGCGAGGAACCGGAGTTGACCGACTGGCTCACCACGTTGGAGATGATGACCATGTACGACAAGTATTTTTCTACCGACGAACTTGCCCGCCTGCCGATGTACCGCAATACGCAGGCGCCGGATCCTGAATGGACGACGCTGATCGCCGAGGTCCGCGCGTTGATGGACTGCGGCGTGCCGCCCGAAAGCGAAGCGGCACGCACGCTGTCGAAGCGCTGGATGACGATGCTGGTGCGCGACACAGGCGGCGACCCGCGCCTCGTCGCGAAGCTGAATCAGATGCACAACAACGAACCGTCGATGCAGGTGCACATCGGCATTTCGACCCAGCTACGGGACTATGTGCTGCTCGCGTTCAGTGAAACGAAGATGCTGGTCTACGAAAAGTATCTGACGCCCGGCGAGATTCGCTTCATGCGCGCGAACTACGGCAAGCGCGCGATGGAATGGCCGCAGCTAATGGCCGACGTGCGCGACGCGATGGACGCGGGCGCCACGCCCGAATCGCCAGCAGGGCGCGAACTCGCCCGACGTTGGCTCGATCTATTCAGGAGTTATGCGGGCGACGATCCGGAGACGCATAGACGGCTGCGTCACGCGCTTCAAACCGAGCCCGAGTTGATGCTGGGTTCATGGACGGACGAGTCGATGCTCGCGTTCATGCGCGCGGCGATGAATTCCGGCGTGCAGTCACGGTAACGGCTGTAACGAACGGCGCGAGCCGGTGGGTTAGCCGCCTCGCAGCCCACCTGCTGATGACCGCAAGGCTGCCATGCGGCCTTGCGAACCGCCGCGGCGATCTCCTCGCCGACGGCAGGATCCCAGCGCGGGCCGCGGGCTTCCCCGATGTGCCATCTTCACTTCAGCTTTGCATCGTGAACCAGCCCGCACTCACGCGGAAACGCTGGTGCTGCCCGATTCTTGCGCGACACCGGCGTGTGCAAGGCCGGCCGAATCGCTATCTTCATCCATGCGCAGCAGCCGCCCCGCATTCGCGATCACGATGAACGTGCCGAGGTTATGCAGCAGCGCGATCCACACCGCGCCCAACGTGCCCGTCGCCGCGAGCACGATCACCGCGACGGTCCACGCCAAACCGATCGCCGCGTTGATCGTCGCGGTCTGCAAACAACGCCGGCCGAGCCGCACGCAGGTCGCAATGCGACGCAGGTCGTCGCCCAACAGAACGACGTCGGCCGAGGCGACCGCGATGTCGATTCCGCGCTCGCCCATCGCCACGCTCGTCGGGCCGGCCTTGATCGCGAGCACGTCGTTCAGGCCATCGCCGACCACGAGCGGGTGATAGCCCTGCGCCATTTCCTGCACCACGTAGTCGAGTTTGTCGTGCGGCAAAGCCTCCGCGACGACAATCTCGATACCGGTTTGCGCCGCTACTTTGCGAGCGACGGCCGCGCGGTCGCCGGTCAACAGCGTCTGACGCGTCAGCCCGAGTGCGCGCAAATCTTCGAGCGCGTGTTTCGCCTCCGCACGCAGCGCGTCGGCGAAACCGAACCATGCGAGCAGACGGCCGTTCAACGCGAGACCGACGCAAGGGCCGTCGATCTCGCGTGGCGGCTCCGGCAAATCCTGTACGTAGTCGGAGAGCAAGCCGTGGCGACCCAGCACGGCGACGCCGTCGACCGTATCCGCCACCACGCCGAGCCCGCGCAACTCGCGTGCATGTTCCAACGGCGTTTCGCCGACACCGACACCGACACCGACACCCCCGCCGCCCCGCCCAGCCTCAGTCGCATAGCGAACCAGCGCGCGACTCACCGGATGCGCGCTACTGCCGCCCAGGCGCACCGCCAGTTCCAGTACCTGTGCCGTGTCGACGCCCTCTTGCAGCAAGACACGCTCGACGCGCAATTCGCCGTAAGTCAGCGTGCCGGTCTTGTCGATTACGAGCGAATCGATCTGCGCGAACTTGTCGAGAAACGCGGCGCTTCTGAACAGAATGCCGTGCCGCGCCCCGACCGCGATGCCGGCGATCGCCGTCGACGGCGCGGCAAGCACCAGCGCGCATGGACACGCGGCGACTATCACGGCCAGCATCGCCGATGCATTCGCCGACGTGAACCACACGATCGCCGCTATCAGCAACACGAGGCACAAATAACCGCCCATGTAACGTTCGAGCATTTGCGTGATCGGCGGCTTGGCCTGCTCGGCTCGCTGCATCAGTTCGATGATCTTGCCGAGCGTCGATTGCTTGCCCGCGTGCAGTACTTCGATTCGCAGCGGACCGTCGAGATTCATCGCGCCGCCGAACACCGCCGCGCCCGTGTCGACATCGAGCGGCACCGACTCCCCGGTGATCGCCGCATTGTCGACGCTCGATTGACCATGCAGCACCACACCGTCGGCGGGGATACGCTCGCCGGCCGCGACTTCGATCCGGTCGCCGGCTTGCAACGCTTCATACGGCACTTCTTCGAGCGAGCCGTCCGCGCCGACGCGCCGCACCTTGCCCGACGTCAAGCGGCCGAGCGCTCGGATCGCTTCCTGCGAGCCGAGCACGCTGCGTTCTTCGAGCGCGTGGCCGAAGGTCATCACGATCGGCAGCAAGGCGGCAGTGGCCATGTCGCCGACTGCCCAGGCCGCCAGCATCGCGAGCGCGATCAGGCGGTCGGTCACACCGTGCAGACTCGGCGACTTGAGGCTGTGCCACGCGCCCGCAAACACCGGACCGGCGACGACCAGCGACGCCAGTCCCGCGAGCACCTGCGACAGCGCTTCATCGGCGGGCGCGAACGCGTGCCAGGCGGTCGACAGTATCAGCAGACCGCCGGCGAGGAGCGCCAGGGCGATTTGCCGCGTTACCGTGCGTTGCTCGGAGGCCGAGAGGGGAATGGACGGCGCGGAAGCTGGGCGATGTGGGCTGTGTGCCGCGTGCGTGTGCTCTGCGTGCGAGTGCTCTGCGTGCGAATGCCCAGCATGCTCCGCGTTCGCATGTCCCTCACGCCCTTCCCCGCCCCTCACAGGTCCAATACTCGCGCTCATTTCGCGTTCCCCGGCAGAATCAGGTTGGACGTGTTGTGCGGATCGACCGTCGTCACGCTGGCCGCTTTCGCGAGAATCGACTGCACGCGATCCCGATACACGCGCGCCAGCAGACCCGGATCGCTATTGCTGCGCACCGGCTCTTCCAGTTGCTGAATGGTCAAGGTTTTCGCCCGCGCCGTCGCCACCCGTTCGACCGCGCTAGCTTGCGCGTTCTGCACGATCCGGTCGGCGTCCTGCTCCGAATCCTGACGGATCTTCTCGGCGGCGGTGCGCGCTTCGGCCATGCTGCGCTCGGCCACCTGCAACGACGTCAGCACCGAATTGAACGCACCGACCGCTGCAGCGGGAAACGCCGCCTCGACGTCGACACGCGCCACTTCGACACCGAGCCCCGCATGCTGCGCATCGAGTTGCCGCAGACGTCGCTGCACCTCCTGCGCGAGATCGCCACGCAAGCGTTCGCGCTTCACGGCGAGTTGCTGATCCGCCGACAACAACTCCGGCCGCGCGACCAGAATCGCATCCAGATTCCGCTTCGCCACGACGGCCGCAGCGGACGCCGACACGATCCGTTCGAGCGCGGCATCGAGCCGGTCTTTTTGCAGCACGTACGCGTACGCGTCGACGACGCGGTAGTAAAGCGTGGCGCGCAACTGCAAAACGCCGTTGTCGCCGGTGAGCAGATAACCCGAGCCGGCGAGCGCATCGGACAACAACGTGCCGGGCGCGGGCGCACCTTCCGGAGCGGCGTTCTCGTCCGACACAGCGGGTATGCCGCCGGGCGGCACATCCGTCGGGCCGGCCGCGCCGCTATCCGCATCGGGCAAACCTTGCGACAGGGACGACGCGTCCGGCAAGTGGGCATCCGCATCGCGCGCGCGCGGGTCGCGTTCGAGCGATTGAATGCGCTGCTCCAGCACCCGCGCGCTGCCCGGCACCAGCAACGTCGTCTCGAACGGACGCGGCCACGCGATCAGCAAGCCCGCGTCCTGCGTGCGGACAAACGCGCCGAAGCGCAATACGACCGCGCGGCTGTCGGCTGGAATACGCTGGATGTTCGAGCTCGCCCACGCGCACGCGGCCAGCACCGCTATGGCCGCGACGAACCAGAACGACAGGCGGACCGCCTGTGCGCCGGGTCCGAGCGGCGGCAAGCCGGCGTCGGTGCTCATCGCGAGGCCCTGGATTTTTTCGCCGACGGCGCGGCTGCTGCACCTGCGCCGCTAGGGTCTTGCGGCCCCTGCACCAACGCCTGGAACGGCGCCGCATCGGTGCGCAAGATCAGGTTCGTGTTGGCGCTGACCACGGTGTCGAGCGTGTCGAGCGAACGCAGCATCGTGTAAAGCCGGGGATTGCCCGCGTAGGTGGCGCCGTAGATCGCGGCGGCGTCCTGACGCGATTGCGCTTCGATCTGCGCGGCCTTCACGTTGGCGTCGGCCACCGCGAGACGAGCGTCGCGGTCCGCATCCGAACGGATCTGCGCGGCCTCGCGATTGCCATCCGCGGTGCGTTGCGCGGCGACCGTCTCGCGCTCCGCGCTCATCCGGCTGACCGTGGCCGCGAGCGTCACGGCGGGCAACGTCAGCCGCTCTAATCCCACTTGCACGACGTGTACGCCATAGGCCGAGTAAAGCTGCGCGTCGATCTGCGTGCGCAATGCGTTTTCGAACGCGGCAACGCGAACCCGCGACGGGTCGGTATTGACCAGCGACGCCAGGTCGAATCCCGCCGACGTGGTCTGCAACGACGAGCCAAGCAGCGAGCGAATCTGCTGCGCGGCCTCGTCAGGCCGGTTGCCCACGGCGCGCACGAAACGGCGCACGTCGTTCGGATCGGCGGCGACGCGCCACGCCACGTAGGCCTGCACGATGATCCGCAAGCCGTCGCGCGTACCGACGTCCTGCAAGCCGCTCGATGTCGTATGCAGACGCAGGTCGACCGGCACCGCCGCTTCGATCGGCGCGGGCAGGCGCCACGCGAGTCCGGGTTCGAGCAGCACGCGCACCGGTTGCCCGAAACGCGTGATCACCGACGCTTCGCCCGCCCGAACGGAAATGAAGCTCGCCACCGCGATCGCGATCGCGACGCACAGCAACGCGAGCAGCACACGCAGATAGAACGGGCCACCCCGTTTGCTTTGCGCGTCACCGTGATCGCCATGGTGGTGGTGATGGTGATGCCCGTGACCATCTGCATGCGAATGCAACAAACTCATGAAATCACCTTGAAAACAGCCTCGCCGGCATGCGGCGCGTGCCTCAATTGCCGCGAGGAAGGCCGGCGAGATCGCCGGCCGTGAAAGTGCGCAGATCGAGCGTGGCGCGATGATCGGCGACGAGCCGGTCGTCGATCACGGTAATGCGCGCGTTCTGCAATCCCTGTTGCAATTTGGCCAGGTAGTACTCGAACGTGAAAGCGGGACCACCCAGGCGATAAGCCACGGCTTCCGCCGAGAAATTGGTTTGCTGCACCCGCGCCGACGCCAGCGTGTCGCCGGCCCGCGCGCTCGCTTTCGCGACCTGGGTCAGCGCCTGCTGCTGCGCGGTGCCGAGTACCTGCGCGGCAAATCCGTGCGCCTGCGCGACGCTGGCTTGCGCACGAATCTGCGCGGCCTGCACGTCGTGATAGGCCGCGGCCGCACCCGCCGGCGGATGGACACTTTCGATCACGACCGCGACCACATCGATGCCACTGCCGAGCCGGTCGAGTTGCGACTGAACGGCATTGCGCACCGTTTCCGCCATCACGGTCTGGCTGGTTTCGAGCAGCGACGCCAGCGTATGCGACGCGAGGTAATGCATCACCTCGCGATTGGCGATCGACCGTACGGTGCTCTCCGGATCGACCGAGCGATACAGCGCGGCGCGCGCGGCCGCGTCGCTCAGACCGATGCGGTAATCGAGCCGCACGTCGGCATTGACGATCTGGAAGCTCTGCTGATCGCCGCTCGCGCCGGCGATCACCTGACTCGTCTCCCACGGGTGCTGAGCGTCCCAGAGACGATTCAATTGCTCGGGTGTGGGACCGTCAGCCGCAGCGGCGGGCGCCGCGACGCTGCTGTCGTCCGCGCCGCCGGACACGATCAGTTGATGCACGGCGCCGTTGTCGACCATGCGCGTCTTGCCGAACGGCCAGGGCAAGCCGGCATGCAAGCCCGGCGACCAGACCTCGACCGGCGCGCCGAATCGTTCATACACCGCGCGCTGGGCCGGATTCAAGACGACGACCGACGTCAGCAGCCACGCGCAGACCGCCATGGTCGCGATCGTGGCGGGCAGTAGCCGCATGAAACTGCGCAGCACCCAGTTCTGCCGCAGATCGATGCCGTAGCGGTCGTGCAATTCGGCGCCGAGCGACGCCAGCGGCGAGCGGCCAAAACGCAATAGCCCGGCCAGCAGGCTAGCTGGAACATGGGTCGCGCGGTCGGCCGCACGCGGCATGAAAAGCCACAGCAACAGCATGCGCAACGCCATCTCGACGGCAATCGCCGCGCACAACACGGCGGCCGCCTGCACGACCAGATCGAGCGCTCTGTGCGCGTAAATAAACCATGCCGCCGACAACGCCGCCGCGAGCGCGCACAGCAGCAACACGCGCAACATGCCGGCCAGCGATACCGCGCGCGACGCGCCCGGCCGCTCGGCGGCATGCGCGTAAAACCGTTCGGCGACGAGGGTGAGAAACGCGAGCGTCAGCGCAGCCGCGCCGCTGACGATCACGAGCGACGGCGAGACCATCGCGTGAATCAGCATGGCCGGGTCGACGGGTTTCAACGCCGTCAGCGCGAGCGCCACGGCCAGGCAGCAAGCGGCGAGAACGCACCACGGTTGCCAGCGAAGCTGACGCAGCAGGCCGGCGAAGGAAGGCGTCTCGGCGTCGTGCCAGACGAATCGCCGGAGGTACCCGACGCCGCGCTTCCAGGCCGGTCCTTCGACGGGCGCCGCCGCTCGGCGGGCCGCCGGCAGTCGCCAGATCGCGACGACGACGACGTTGACAAAGGCGCTCGCCAGCACGGCACACCAGCGCGGATCGACCGGCAAGCGTTTCGTCAGGCTCAACGCGCCGAGCACGGCAGCGAATGCTGCGGCGACCCAGCCGAGCAGCGCGACGTCGTTACGTTCGGCCAGCCGCGCACGCATGTCGCTGTCTTCGCGTCCAGCCTGATCCGACATCTGCAATCCTTACCAATGAGTTACAAACCGGATGACGTACTGCCTCTCCGAACTAGACCGCTCTGCACTGCGAGCCGCAATTTAACGCGCCGGTAGAGGAAACTCAAGGACACTCGGCGACCGGCGCGCAACGTTCGATCGACTCCGGCGTCAGCCCCAGATGATCCCGCAATCCCACCCAGCCTTCCTGCGTGATCTGCACGGCCCGCGAGGTGTCGGCACGCCGCAACCAGCCTTTGGCGCACAACAGATCGAGAAAACCCACACCGAGCGGACCGGCCAGATGATGCTGGCGCTCCGACCAGTCGAGACACTGACGCGCAATGCCGTGCCGCCCGGGCTTCACTGCAGCGATATCGAGTCCCAGCTTACAGAACCATGCCGCGCCGGCCGGTGTGACCTCGAACCGTTTGTCGTCCGCGGCGGAAAGAAAACCGCGCTGCATCAGATGCTGCGTAATCGCCACACCGGCCTGCCCGGCCAGATGGTCGTAGCAGCAGCGCGCAAAACGCAACTTGCCCGCTTCGCGGCCGAGCGATTTGCGACGCACAACCCGTTGCGTGCCGATCGACGCGAGACTTTCAAGCGCCACGGCGACATGCGGATTCGCGAGCCGGTAGTAACGGTGACGCCCCTGCTTTTCCACGGCGACCAGACCACCATCGAGCAGCTTCGCCAGATGGCTGCTGGCCGTCTGCGCGGTGACGCCGGCCGCATAAGCGAGTTCGCCGGCGGGCAGCGCGCGGCCGTCGACCAATGCCATCAGCATCGAGGCGCGCGCGGCGTCGGCGATCAGAAAAGCAGTGGCGGACAAATTGGGCTGGGCATGCATGACGGTCTCCGGGTTGTCGGATCGAGCATAGCGCGACGACATAGTCGCACGTTTCGATCCGTATCGAAGCATCCGGCGGACCATCGCGGGAATCTTAATGGAAGACGCCCACGGGCGCGCAAGTGCCGGTCACGGTCGGGATGCGTCACGCGTTCCAAGCGGCTGGTCACGCGCAGGCGGTGAAGACGGTTGCCGGGTTTCGACCTGGTATCCGTTTTCACTGCATCACACTGAATGACATCGCTTCGGTTTTTTCGAACTGTCACTTCGTAATTAGCAGGTTTATTCGAATCGTCGCATCACGCAGACTGAGGTTCATC
This genomic stretch from Paraburkholderia bryophila harbors:
- a CDS encoding MarR family winged helix-turn-helix transcriptional regulator produces the protein MFDHCLYFNSSALARLTEREWTTAYAPFGLTPAQGFVLRVVLASPGSLSSEVASLLGIARPTATRLIDNLCDKELVERRQGEADAREWGVYPTQAGKALDRPITEASAQIARTLRSKIGRELFESTVSGMHDVRKALS
- a CDS encoding heavy metal translocating P-type ATPase, which translates into the protein MSASIGPVRGGEGREGHANAEHAGHSHAEHSHAEHTHAAHSPHRPASAPSIPLSASEQRTVTRQIALALLAGGLLILSTAWHAFAPADEALSQVLAGLASLVVAGPVFAGAWHSLKSPSLHGVTDRLIALAMLAAWAVGDMATAALLPIVMTFGHALEERSVLGSQEAIRALGRLTSGKVRRVGADGSLEEVPYEALQAGDRIEVAAGERIPADGVVLHGQSSVDNAAITGESVPLDVDTGAAVFGGAMNLDGPLRIEVLHAGKQSTLGKIIELMQRAEQAKPPITQMLERYMGGYLCLVLLIAAIVWFTSANASAMLAVIVAACPCALVLAAPSTAIAGIAVGARHGILFRSAAFLDKFAQIDSLVIDKTGTLTYGELRVERVLLQEGVDTAQVLELAVRLGGSSAHPVSRALVRYATEAGRGGGGVGVGVGVGETPLEHARELRGLGVVADTVDGVAVLGRHGLLSDYVQDLPEPPREIDGPCVGLALNGRLLAWFGFADALRAEAKHALEDLRALGLTRQTLLTGDRAAVARKVAAQTGIEIVVAEALPHDKLDYVVQEMAQGYHPLVVGDGLNDVLAIKAGPTSVAMGERGIDIAVASADVVLLGDDLRRIATCVRLGRRCLQTATINAAIGLAWTVAVIVLAATGTLGAVWIALLHNLGTFIVIANAGRLLRMDEDSDSAGLAHAGVAQESGSTSVSA
- a CDS encoding Rrf2 family transcriptional regulator translates to MRTDSRLSRMLHVLIHMDRHDGPLTSETIAQMLRTHAVVVRRMLAGLRDQGYVRSEKGHGGGWVLAEDLDKLTLLDVYRAVGEPPLFSELLTDDDPQCLVEQAVNAGLSKAMQEAETALLARFGELTVGALARDFDERFARVKQGEQGG
- a CDS encoding ABC transporter substrate-binding protein; the encoded protein is MPPFARFTALASTACAILLWTPYAQAEKLTLMTGGATKIVYLPVTLASRLGYFRDEGLDVDILSEPAGVDTATELIAGAVQGAVGFYDHTIDLQSRGLEVEAIVVLARSAGLAELASTKAAKPMQSMADARGRRLGVTGFGASTDFLSRYLAQRAGLPANAYTVVPLGSDNSFADAMKNGSIDAVMVEEPTASKLLAAGTAQVLVDMRSIEGTRLALGGPYASSCLYAQRKWVAAHPDESRRLVRAMVRSLAFIATHSADQIMAVLPRDFVGANESLYRQALAATMPSFSRDGRMPDGAPQTVLGALAAVNPEIVPRHVELSRTYTNRFADEVNAVAAH
- a CDS encoding NAD(P)/FAD-dependent oxidoreductase — translated: MQTEHDVIVVGGSFAGLSAAMQLARARRRVLVVDAGLPRNRFAAHAHGFFGQDGKPPAEIIREAAAQLALYPTVQIVKGEAVAAERVADGFEVTLAGGRIESASRLILATGVRDELPAIPGLQARWGMTVVHCPYCHGYEVRDRRLGVLASHALSIHQALLVPEWGPTTYFTQDHFEPEAEQIAHLAARDVRIERSPVVELLGDAPHLDALRLADGRVISIDTLFVAPKTHMTSPLAEQLGCAFDDAPLGRIIRVDGFKRTTVDGVYAAGDATNAMTNATFASAAGAMAGVSAHQSLAMPAQVS
- a CDS encoding quinone oxidoreductase family protein is translated as MKAIRIEQYGGPEVLRRVDIGIPSPGPDEVLIRVGCAGINFMDVHTRQGKYRESRTYPVRLPVTLGMEGAGEVVQTGSNVTSCERGDRVAWCISWGAYADYAVVPAARVARIPDAIPFDLAAAAIFQGSTAHYLLEDVARLSAGSTCLVHAASGGIGQLLVQLAKRRGVTVYATTSSEAKAEVARAHGADHVMLYEDGGFADRVREATQGRGVDVVFDAVGRATLRDSFRATRTRGLVVNYGSVSGSLNDLDPIELGEAGSLFLTRPRLADHLADGATVQRRADEIFAALQDGTLKVEISGRYTFDDVEAAHEALESRSQLGKAVMTIG
- a CDS encoding MerR family transcriptional regulator, yielding MRLKVGELAKRSGLTVRTLHHYDAIGLLRPSARADNGYRLYDRHDVSRLHQIQAMRRFGLALAEIQTYLAQPETPLANIVERQIAMLDSQIQQAARLRERLADLHGMLLHGEEPELTDWLTTLEMMTMYDKYFSTDELARLPMYRNTQAPDPEWTTLIAEVRALMDCGVPPESEAARTLSKRWMTMLVRDTGGDPRLVAKLNQMHNNEPSMQVHIGISTQLRDYVLLAFSETKMLVYEKYLTPGEIRFMRANYGKRAMEWPQLMADVRDAMDAGATPESPAGRELARRWLDLFRSYAGDDPETHRRLRHALQTEPELMLGSWTDESMLAFMRAAMNSGVQSR